One genomic region from Magallana gigas chromosome 3, xbMagGiga1.1, whole genome shotgun sequence encodes:
- the LOC136273556 gene encoding uncharacterized protein — MSYVALDITALNHLFQFEYWESKTKMKFKLMVVSLLNWFRFVSQQQTGPTQCVIVQDKMSIFTPQTPSFLSNNNKTECQVHGAEDGFLRCGTSNMYIKPECVCTFHNVYEAMYHQFSSCPHGDKSDVVTQLKCLDCEMYSLNNNGPCINGGKIKCEGDEVAPDITCECPPPYQGMFCEEKMENIIRLCDRISNSTVAPLKNCDHTKTDCVTYSRNRRYAFKCYETHASQIRELLLCEDTEDITESLAVTDVPYWIVPEDPTTVRVDSINMISTAGIHLSTHVLIVILLTLQL; from the exons ATGAGTTATGTAGCTCTTGACATCACAGCTTTAAACCACCTCTTTCAATTTGAATATTGggaatcaaaaacaaaaatgaagtttaaacTAATGGTGGTCAGTCTGCTGAACTGGTTCCGTTTTGTGTCACAACAACAAACAG GACCTACACAATGCGTGATTGTTCAGGACAAGATGTCCATTTTTACACCTC aAACTCCTTCTTTCTTGTCTAACAACAACAAAACGGAGTGTCAAGTACACGGAGCAG AAGACGGATTTCTGAGATGTGGAACGtcaaacatgtacataaaaccGGAGTGTGTCTGTACTTTCCACAACGTGTATGAAGCCATGTATCACCAATTCTCCTCTTGTCCACACGGCGATAAATCGGATGTTGTAACGCAATTAAAAT GTCTAGATTGTGAAATGTATAGTTTGAATAACAATGGACCCTGTATTAACGGAGGCAAGATTAAATGTGAAGGAGACGAAGTGGCACCAGATATCACATGTGAATGTCCACCGCCCTACCAGGGAATGTTTTGCGAAGAAAAGATGGAAAAT ATAATAAGGCTCTGTGATAGAATCTCAAACTCTACGGTTGCTCCTTTAAAGAATTGCGACCATACGAAAACCGACTGTGTCACATACAGCAGGAACAGGCGGTATGCTTTCAAGTGTTACGAAACACACGCATCTCAAATAAGAG AATTGCTATTGTGTGAAGACACAGAAGACATCACAGAGTCCCTCGCTGTCACCGATGTCCCTTACTGGATTGTCCCCGAAGATCCGACGACGGTTCGGGTTGATTCAATAAATATGATTTCTACGGCAGGAATACATTTATCCACCCACGTGCTGATCGTTATTTTACTTACGTTACAATTGTGA